The Mugil cephalus isolate CIBA_MC_2020 chromosome 8, CIBA_Mcephalus_1.1, whole genome shotgun sequence genome segment ATCCAGGATTCCTCTGATCGACTCCATTTTGGCGAACAAGTTGTCGGCTCTTTTTTCCACCCTCTTGCGGCCTCTCAAACACCTCAATGCCTTTGGGATAGACAGTGGATATAATAAACTGCGAACGCATATTTGCGTAGaagtactatatatatatatatatatacaggcAATATTAGTACTAACCTGTGGTTTCTTCCCTTCCCGCAGCAAAACCTTGGCTTCCTCTTTGCACCTGCAAACAGACCAGCTTTAGCATTTTTACCACTGACTCTGATTCAACAGGCTGCATACACAGAAGAATGTAATCCTGACAGAACCAAACACTGCATATGTGACCAGCTGAACTAATAGTATGATATGATAATGATGAATGCACAGTTGATTTGCTCTAGGGCCCCAACAGTGGGTAAATGTAGTTGATATTTTGTCCTAATTGATTTTGTCCATCCATTAGGACAAAATAAGATGATGAAGGCATGATGAAAATGGATCGATCATCAGAAGTGTGGCAACGCCCTGAACAGGCACACAATTAAATACACACTTAACACATAAAAGTGAAACAGcccacaacagcagcacaagcaCAATGCGAGAGCATAACAACGAATGAGACGGCAGCATCAGTATTTgaactgttttgtttggttgttggtAGTTCAGTGCCTGGGAGAGACTCAACACAGTCTTCATAAGAAAAAACGCAAATGGCTACTATGGCAATGCTGCTTTCCTTTGCATTTGCAAGTAGGAAGAactttgattatttaaaatagtCATTTCCATTTATAATGTGCACAAGCATCAAAGTTACACCATACTCAACGCTATCTACACTGACAGCAGAATACAACAAACACCTTTACTAAATGGGTCTAGACTGAGTGACCTGTGTGATGAACAGTAAACAACAGGTAAAAGTTATTGTTTAAAATGGTTTCTTCATTCATGgattttatgtaaaatatgagaaaatgtcTGACTGAATGGTAGAAGTTATTTAGTggctaattaaataaaaccaaatgattAACAAATGTTCAAAGCAGAGTATTTTCTGTGCATCATCATGTCTGAGTTGATTTACTTGTCAGCCTCCAGGCCCAACTTGTGCACCCGCTCCCCGAGCAGTTTCTCACTGCGCTGCAGCTGGTAGATGCCAATGTCCACATCACTGACTGGAGACACACGGTCCTGTCCAGGCTGACAAAACTTGACAATCTGCAGAGAGGGACGAGCAGATGACTTGGACAACGTGCTTCTTGAGATGCTCAACTAACGCTTAATTGACTGGTGGGTGGGTTGACTTACTTTCTCTCCTTCGTGCAATGAAACTGTCACTTGCTTGTccctctgcagctgcagaagaGCCATGCATAGTGTGCTCTCATCGGCACAGATGCCAGAAGAGAAGGTACAGATATCTGGAAATGATACGATGGAGGAGCTTGAAAATTCACTGCTCCGGTAGGCCCTGAGCAACTCGGCTGCtttctcctggaaaacaaataatataGTAATATAGTATGTtgtatgaatgaaatgaatcaaaatgtAGCACTGAAAGACGTGAGACAGGgaaagaaataacacaacagTTTGCAAACATTATGTTTCAGGACCTTCTTAAAGTTTTAATGGAGTTAAACTTTCTAGACATCAATGACAGTTCAACTGAggacaccaatcagccataacattatgatctcTGACAGTGAATAACATGGATTATCTTGTTATTACGGTaactgtcagtgggtgggatatattaGATAGCAAGTGTCTCTACACGGTGTATGTTAAAAGCAGGAAACATTAATGTGGGGGTTCGAGGGGTTCTGAGGAGGGCTTAATTGTGATGGCCGGATGACTGGGCCAGAGCATCTCCACAAGGCTGGTCCATCCAACAGACGAGCTAGTGTAGCTCACGTTGCTGAAACAGTTTATGCTGGCTCTGATAGAAAGGGATCAGGACACACCAAGCGTCAGAGTGTGTCCAGTATGGAGCTGGGTAGTCAAAGACCAGCCCACGGTGATCATGCTGACGTGCCGTCCACATCAGGAAGCACCAACACTGGCCATGTGAGTCAGATTCACCACGTTATAGTAGTATCAGAAAACTACAAACCCCACATCCTGGTTTCATGGTTCACCAGCTAACCGGTACAAGCCCACCCGGCCACCTACATGGTGTCAAAGTTAACTATTTCGAAAAACTGAGCCTAACAAACCTTCACTAGCTCAATGACAACAAAAGACTCCTCCAAAGGCACCCGGCTGCTCCCCAGCAGAGTGGAGAAGGTCCACTTCAGGGGCTTCACCAGCAGCAGGCCGACCCCCCAGGACAGCCAGCCGCAGTCCACATTGGCAGCGAACTCAGACTCCCTCTGGATCTCCCCACATCTGGCAGGAGGTCAAACAAACGCAGACACCGTAAGCAGAGACAGTGAGCAGAGACAGAGCGGACACAGCGACAGATACCTGGCCATGGACTGGAGGACAGTCCCCAGGCCCAGCGGGgatttctctttcctcctgaAGGTCTTGTTGAGGTCCTGCAGGTTGACGCACACGGTGCCGCGGTCCCTGCAGCTCTTTAAGATCACAGCAGTCCAGTAGTCCATCTTACTGTCCCAGTCCAACGAGTTGACATCGCGGTTCTCCTTGAAGTCGGAGAACATGAAATTCATCCGCTCGTCGTCGTCCCATTCTGGGGGCATTTCACTTAACTTAGACATCTCAGACAGAGCTTTAGCTTTAGACCCTGGTACTCTGGTACTTTGGACAAGCAGGCGGCTGACACAGCTAGCTGTAAAACAACTGAAGTGACCTAGCTAGCTAGTAACGACACCCACTGAAAACCTTATAACAGGACAAAATATCACCACTTAACGTTAAAAATGACGTTCACGCTCAGATTCGCCCATGTCACAGCTAGC includes the following:
- the chmp7 gene encoding charged multivesicular body protein 7 is translated as MSKLSEMPPEWDDDERMNFMFSDFKENRDVNSLDWDSKMDYWTAVILKSCRDRGTVCVNLQDLNKTFRRKEKSPLGLGTVLQSMARCGEIQRESEFAANVDCGWLSWGVGLLLVKPLKWTFSTLLGSSRVPLEESFVVIELVKEKAAELLRAYRSSEFSSSSIVSFPDICTFSSGICADESTLCMALLQLQRDKQVTVSLHEGEKIVKFCQPGQDRVSPVSDVDIGIYQLQRSEKLLGERVHKLGLEADKCKEEAKVLLREGKKPQALRCLRGRKRVEKRADNLFAKMESIRGILDRIAQSQTDKMVMQAYQAGVSALRLSLKDVTVERAESLVDQIQELCDTQDEVNQTLSTGVTAGDEDMDELEEELKSLLDESKPDSISGLPAVPTHGLQPSGEPTLSSLPTVPHGPLNISNEQLEDELNRLTLSDSGFQGGKVASPARRWESAL